From one Catellatospora sp. IY07-71 genomic stretch:
- a CDS encoding DUF4331 domain-containing protein gives MRLTVRRNRVAAALAACVALAGGLYALGPGAAGASSHREAPLIAMDPAVDATDLYAFVSPDRPGYVTFVANWVPFQEPDGGPNFHPFATDATYLINVDNDGDAKPDARFRWTFKNTDKRGSNTFLYNNGPVTSLDDENLLFRQTYTLESSFGGEGFRTRATNVPVAPSRVGNASMPDYGTLRDQATIKLPGGWRVFAGQADDPFFLDLRVFDLLYGGDLSETGQDTLAGYNVNSIVLEVPFKDVALRGDGQRNPVIGVWTTTERPRVRITGRIGDPRTGDRVQVSRLGNPLVNEVVTPAGLKDAFNASKPEGDAKIPQLVKRVTEPEVPKLIEAIYDIPAPATPRDDLVEIFLTGITTKADGPIKADLNSQLNNADVDPARFRPAEMLRLNLSVPVTADPNRLGVLGGDLQGFPNGRRLTDDVVDIELQALVGAAQTGQLVDALATGDGVDANENTFGGTFPYVALPNAAGVNTVGGGTRADPAPGTANASPASAATEDPGMSTGDMMTVVGSSLAGGLGLLFFAGWWMRRRNRTT, from the coding sequence ATGAGACTCACCGTTCGCCGCAACCGCGTCGCCGCCGCGCTGGCCGCGTGCGTCGCGCTCGCCGGCGGCCTGTACGCGCTCGGCCCCGGCGCGGCCGGCGCGTCCAGCCACCGTGAGGCGCCCCTGATCGCGATGGACCCGGCCGTCGACGCGACCGACCTGTACGCCTTCGTCAGCCCTGACCGCCCCGGCTACGTCACCTTCGTGGCCAACTGGGTGCCGTTCCAGGAGCCCGACGGCGGCCCGAACTTCCACCCGTTCGCGACCGACGCCACCTACCTGATCAATGTGGACAACGACGGCGACGCGAAGCCGGACGCTCGCTTCCGGTGGACCTTCAAGAACACCGACAAGCGCGGCAGCAACACGTTCCTCTACAACAACGGGCCGGTCACCTCGCTCGACGACGAGAACCTGCTGTTCCGGCAGACGTACACGCTGGAGTCGTCGTTCGGCGGCGAGGGCTTCCGGACCCGCGCGACGAACGTGCCGGTGGCCCCGTCCCGGGTCGGCAACGCCTCGATGCCGGACTACGGCACGCTGCGCGACCAGGCGACGATCAAGCTGCCCGGCGGCTGGCGGGTCTTCGCCGGCCAGGCCGACGACCCGTTCTTCCTGGACCTGCGGGTGTTCGACCTGCTCTACGGCGGCGACCTGAGCGAGACCGGGCAGGACACGCTCGCCGGGTACAACGTCAACAGCATCGTGCTGGAGGTGCCGTTCAAGGACGTGGCGCTGCGCGGCGACGGGCAGCGCAACCCCGTCATCGGCGTGTGGACCACCACCGAGCGGCCGCGCGTGCGCATCACCGGGCGCATCGGCGACCCGCGTACGGGCGACCGGGTCCAGGTCTCGCGCCTGGGCAACCCGCTGGTCAACGAGGTCGTGACGCCCGCCGGGCTGAAGGACGCCTTCAACGCGTCCAAGCCGGAGGGCGACGCGAAGATCCCGCAGCTGGTCAAGCGGGTCACCGAACCCGAGGTGCCCAAGCTGATCGAGGCGATCTACGACATCCCCGCACCGGCCACGCCGCGCGACGACCTGGTCGAGATCTTCCTGACCGGCATCACCACCAAGGCCGACGGGCCGATCAAGGCGGACCTCAACTCGCAGCTGAACAACGCGGACGTCGACCCGGCGCGGTTCCGCCCGGCGGAGATGCTGCGGCTGAACCTCTCCGTGCCGGTGACCGCCGACCCGAACCGGCTCGGCGTGCTCGGCGGCGACCTGCAGGGCTTCCCGAACGGGCGGCGGCTCACCGACGACGTCGTCGACATCGAGCTGCAGGCCCTGGTCGGCGCCGCGCAGACCGGGCAGCTCGTGGACGCGCTGGCCACCGGCGACGGGGTCGACGCCAACGAGAACACGTTCGGCGGCACGTTCCCGTACGTGGCCCTGCCCAACGCGGCGGGCGTCAACACGGTCGGCGGCGGCACGCGCGCCGACCCGGCACCGGGCACGGCGAACGCCTCACCGGCCTCCGCCGCGACGGAGGACCCGGGCATGTCCACCGGCGACATGATGACCGTCGTCGGCTCGTCCCTCGCGGGCGGCCTGGGCCTGCTCTTCTTCGCCGGCTGGTGGATGCGCCGCCGCAACCGCACCACCTGA
- a CDS encoding DUF2784 domain-containing protein → MAYRALADATMAVHFLFLAYVVGGGFLAWWRPWLRWPHLAAAGWGFATIVFGLTCPLTYVEDWARRRAGEQGLSRGFIDTYLTGVVYPERYTLQLQILAALLVLASWLIPLLKGRAPS, encoded by the coding sequence ATGGCCTATCGGGCGCTCGCCGACGCCACCATGGCGGTGCACTTCCTGTTCCTGGCGTACGTCGTCGGGGGCGGCTTCCTGGCCTGGTGGCGGCCGTGGCTGCGCTGGCCGCACCTGGCCGCGGCGGGCTGGGGCTTCGCCACGATCGTGTTCGGGCTGACCTGCCCGCTCACCTACGTCGAGGACTGGGCGCGCCGCCGCGCGGGCGAGCAGGGCCTGTCCCGCGGCTTCATCGACACCTATCTCACCGGCGTCGTCTACCCCGAGCGCTACACCCTCCAGCTCCAGATCCTCGCCGCCCTCCTCGTCCTCGCCTCCTGGCTGATCCCCCTCCTGAAAGGAAGGGCACCTTCTTAA
- a CDS encoding DUF6510 family protein has product MDLFSDDYTDGNTLAGPLRELFTVDMTGAVGRCVHCGGEGPVAGMKVYAQAPGLVARCPSCQEVLMRLVRGPSDAWLDLRGTMSLRIPMPPE; this is encoded by the coding sequence ATGGACCTCTTCTCCGACGACTACACCGACGGCAACACGCTGGCCGGGCCGCTGCGCGAGCTGTTCACCGTGGACATGACCGGCGCCGTGGGGCGCTGCGTGCACTGCGGCGGCGAGGGTCCGGTGGCGGGCATGAAGGTGTACGCGCAGGCGCCCGGCCTCGTCGCGCGCTGCCCGTCCTGCCAGGAGGTGCTGATGCGGCTGGTCCGGGGCCCGTCGGACGCCTGGCTGGACCTGCGCGGCACCATGTCGCTGCGCATCCCGATGCCCCCGGAGTAG
- a CDS encoding ferredoxin reductase — MARAAVSGGLNRRLTWHAARLAEVVEETPSARTLVFDVPDWPGHLPGQHVDVRLTAEDGYSTQRSYSIATPADGTRVALTVQRVDDGEVSPYLTETLVPGDVIELRGPVGGWFVWRAADPAPVLLIAGGSGIVPLMAMIRARREAGSRALFRLIYSVRTPEDRFYADELRTRARDDMGLDVGYVYTRQAPEGWPAAPRRLSVADVNNGGWPPDFQPSCFVCGPTAFVETVADILVALGHDPRRVKTERFGPTGS, encoded by the coding sequence ATGGCGCGAGCAGCGGTATCAGGGGGACTGAACCGGCGGCTGACCTGGCACGCGGCCAGGCTGGCCGAGGTCGTCGAGGAGACGCCCAGCGCGCGCACGCTGGTGTTCGACGTGCCCGACTGGCCGGGGCACCTGCCGGGGCAGCACGTGGACGTGCGGCTGACCGCCGAGGACGGGTACAGCACGCAGCGCAGCTACTCCATCGCGACGCCCGCCGACGGCACGCGCGTGGCGCTGACCGTGCAGCGCGTCGACGACGGGGAGGTCTCGCCGTACCTCACCGAGACCCTGGTGCCCGGCGACGTGATCGAGCTGCGCGGGCCGGTGGGCGGCTGGTTCGTCTGGCGTGCGGCCGACCCGGCGCCGGTGCTGCTGATCGCGGGCGGCTCGGGCATCGTGCCGCTGATGGCGATGATCCGGGCGCGGCGGGAGGCGGGCAGCCGGGCGCTGTTCCGGCTCATCTATTCGGTGCGTACGCCGGAGGACCGCTTCTACGCCGACGAGCTGCGCACCCGCGCCCGGGACGACATGGGGCTGGACGTCGGCTACGTGTACACCCGGCAGGCGCCGGAGGGCTGGCCCGCCGCGCCGCGGCGGCTGAGCGTCGCGGACGTGAACAACGGCGGCTGGCCGCCGGACTTCCAGCCGTCCTGCTTCGTGTGCGGCCCGACCGCGTTCGTGGAGACGGTCGCCGACATCCTGGTGGCGCTGGGCCACGACCCGCGCCGCGTGAAGACCGAGCGTTTCGGGCCGACCGGGAGCTGA
- a CDS encoding PPOX class F420-dependent oxidoreductase yields the protein MPILTDDDLALLNEAQLAHVAVTEADGSPHVTPVWIDTDGEHILFNTAKGRVKYNALVRDPRVGISIVDKHDDYRTLWVKGDVEFVEEGADAHIDKLAYKYLGKETYPWRKPEEVRVIVKVTPTAKLAQ from the coding sequence ATGCCGATTTTGACCGACGACGACCTCGCCCTGCTCAACGAGGCCCAGCTCGCCCACGTGGCCGTGACGGAGGCCGACGGCTCGCCGCACGTGACCCCGGTGTGGATCGACACCGACGGCGAGCACATCCTCTTCAACACCGCCAAGGGCCGGGTGAAGTACAACGCCCTGGTCCGCGACCCGCGGGTGGGCATCTCCATCGTGGACAAGCACGACGACTACCGCACCCTCTGGGTGAAGGGCGACGTCGAGTTCGTCGAGGAGGGCGCCGACGCGCACATCGACAAGCTCGCCTACAAGTACCTCGGCAAGGAGACCTACCCCTGGCGCAAGCCCGAGGAGGTCCGCGTGATCGTCAAAGTCACCCCCACCGCCAAACTCGCCCAGTAA